The following is a genomic window from Bombina bombina isolate aBomBom1 chromosome 3, aBomBom1.pri, whole genome shotgun sequence.
gttttaaattgacttttttatcATCTTTTATCATCTTTTATTGACAATGCAACATAATActgtgcagcactatacaaattgtataattgattaaaaaaaaacaaggcctAGTTATACAAACTAGTTGTATAATCCATATCACTTACCCTTTGTAATAGTAAAACAGTGATAAAATATAATTAGGGTAGAGGTAATTGGCCAGGCACCAGCTATTTGGGGTTAATTGGTTCTAAATGTTAAATCATGATATACATACTGTCATTCATTGTGAAAGTGACATTTgcaaaacaagcaatagaaccagtTTGCACAAGTGGCACTGGGACATTTAGGCCATTTTCAATAAGTTCTTTCTCAGCATGATGAGTTTCTGTCAGATCCCCATCAGACAGTTGTGTCTCTTTTTCTTCATCATTAAGTTCCTCTACGACACATTCTTTATCAAGACATTCATGCTTTTCCAGCTTTGCTTCATTTCCCAATGAAATTATCCACTCCTATGATCAAaaatggaaagaaagaaaaagatattCCATTTGATTAAATTTGCTATATCACATCTAGatcagtttaatttattttaagttgACTTTGTATCACTTAAAAGTAGGAGTTTTCAAATGTAGCAACTTAGGGGCCAACTCATAAGAAATGAGAAAAAATTAGAAATAATTAGTCTGAGGAGAATGGGTAGATACCAAAATGAATCCACTTGCCACTGATTTTAGTTATAATACATTTTCTTGTTACTCTAAAATACTCACCAGGAGAAACAAACCTATACACACAGacctagacatatatacatatgatctTTGCATGTTTATGGGTGAAAAATGTACTGGTAGTATTGAGGGGTTGATATTTCAAGGGAACTCTCaaacaaaggggctgatttatcatgccccgtacgGCCCCTTAAgcctctgtttccacgcgagcctcaGAGACGGCAGACAGCAATCCTCACAATcgcatacaattgggttgattgacaccccctactagcagccgattcaccagaactgcttgtgcaatgataaatgccgacagcatatgcggcagacatgatatgctacagcggatcagtcaagattagaaaaaatatataaattgacatGAAATCTCCCACAAGATTGCAACAGCTTTATGCAAGAACAACTGGGTGGCAAATCCTTTGAAGAGGGGTCCCTTGCAGTAGGGTACATGGAAGACATGAATAAAGTAGTTCTTCTTTTGCGTAGGGTGCTATGGAGACTAACGTAAGGAGTCAGGGGTAAATGCAGTGGGGTTTTTTTGGCTGATAAATGGTTAATTAGTAGAAAAGggtttgtaaaaaaaggagtatatgtatgtgtctatataacaATAACAACCGTATGCTGATTTCCCCCCTGTATTGTTTATTAGTAGTACTAAGTGTCCTGTGTGGTTTTGCATTGTTGTTGTGGACTAATGATTTAAATCATCAGATGTAGCAAGTGTAGAATGTCCAAGAAATACTGCTGTTGTATTTAATGTacaaaggtttttttattattttttttataaaagctttATAAAATTCTGCTATCAACATAAATGCTaaactaataataatagtaaaatattaatagacacaacctacgtcaataataataataataatgatatagacCTGAAAGTTTCCACGGTGTTCATCGAAAAGTCCATAAAATATATGTTTTGGATCTGGAATAGCCGGCATCATATATTGCTTTAAActgcaaagaaagaaaaatataaactttttaaacAGCAGCTTCAAAGTGACTGCATGCACCTGAATCTGTAAATCATAAAGGGCTACAATACCTCTGCTTATAAGGAAAAGCTTATGAGACATGTATACACCAAGGTCGAATTGTAAATATAGTAAACTTAAATTAACTAATATGAAAACCTCTTGAATACATATTTTTCTTAGAGTTCTTCTATCAAAAGTAGAAAACACTTTGAGATTCATTATATGacattaaaaaggttttatatatattttcattatttattttgcttcctttttccTGTAAATTGAGCCTGAAAATTTTGAGTTGTCCAGTTTCTACGAAATGGAAGTACAAATGGCAGATGTCACAAGCCTAACTCTAAACATACCTATACATAATTAATATCTGCAGGGTTGATCTGATTAAAAACTGCAAAAAACTAAAGATTTTtttaacaaagggctagattataaatggagagctaatttattgcacgcccgtaaatgggcaaatttgcccgtttactcgcacgcgttaaataaccagcccttacaagtggctggttattgctaccgcaagcttgcggtagcaattagcgcttcgaaaattaaccagagatcagatctctggttaatttttaaaaagtgccccaattggccctaaaataaagtatattttagttttttattaaaaaatatgagcgcaaagcttctgtgcaatgcgaacgggACCTTGTAATTTATGTCCGGTTGTTATTACTGAGTAGAGCTCAAATATCCCcctcacaaaagcaatatttagcttTTTCTTCCTTTACTGCTCaatgcagtatttaaaaaaataaataataaaatagtttaaaagATATCACAAAACAGTAGAATAAAGGTAAAACAAAACCAGGATAACCATTGAATATATAGCATTAAGAGAAGACTCTGAGATTAGCCAGTGAGCATTTTCTTCGagaacatatactgtacagtccacCAAGTACCTAAACCTCCTCTTTCTGAaacaaaataaaagcttagatgctatatttttcaaataaagatagcaagagaacaaagaaaaattgataataggagtaaattagaaagttgcttaaaattgcatgctctatctgaatcatgaaagaaaaaatttgggttcagtgtccctttaagatctggctGAACAAAGCCCTGTATATGTAGCTGTTCGCAAACAGTTAAAGGAAGTATATCATCCGATACCTATTTTACATGAAACTTAATGAACTTTGTTTACATATGTGTGTCAAGTTTCAGAATGCCAATTGTCGAGTTGTGCTGACTCCGCAGTCACCATACTGCCAAGTCTTATCTCTGGTATTATAGACTGAGCTAAACAGAGAGGCtggatttaataatacaaattcttAATTTAGAGAAGGAGTGTCAGTGAGATCCACTATATTTGCGCCCGTCAGTATATCCATGTTGTGGCCAATCTAGCCAGTGCTTCCAATGTCCAACTCTTTACAGATGGTTAGTTCTGAGTTGTTACACAGCTCCTTGATGTTTTCAGGTCCGCTGGCATCTTCGAAGGCTTGATGCCGGTAAAGGGATTGGGGTAACAGGAGTTGGGGCCCCAAAGCCCTGCCATCCCCACTTAGATTAAAGGTGAAGTTTGTTGCAGCGTTACTGGTTTGTTTAGTCGCATGGAAAGGGTTGAGTGCCTCTCTTAACGTGTCTTTGAGAGCATTATGGTGATTCTCCAAGATACATTCAAGCTCCGTCAAAATCACTGTAGCAATCTCCATGTTCCAGCTTATGCATAGACGATGAGTGTATCAGCCAAGCCGATGAACAATATAGTGTTGGTTTGCAGTGTAGTGCTAACTGCTATACCTAGATAACCAGTGAGGGAGTGTTAGAAGTTTGTAGGCCACCGCCAGAGTCTTCAATGGTCCAGATTAGGGCTCTACTATTTTGAGGCCTTTTACCTCAAACCGTCTATTTTAGCCTCGCCTCTCTGCCTTTTCATTCTCATACAGGATGTCCTTATTCATatttatgcacattttttttattttacaccgtTCACCTCAATAATTTGTGTTTCTGCCATACAATGTCATCCTTTCTCTTTCCCTTACAAGTTTTCCTAATTGCTGCAAACATTCTTTGTTTTTACCCAAATTTTCTTACAAAGTGTGTTACCTCCTTTG
Proteins encoded in this region:
- the CRLF2 gene encoding cytokine receptor-like factor 2, yielding MMPAIPDPKHIFYGLFDEHRGNFQEWIISLGNEAKLEKHECLDKECVVEELNDEEKETQLSDGDLTETHHAEKELIENGLNVPVPLVQTGSIACFANVTFTMNDSMYIMI